The following is a genomic window from Glycine soja cultivar W05 unplaced genomic scaffold, ASM419377v2 tig00005422_1_pilon_495165_522931, whole genome shotgun sequence.
TCAGTTTATGATGTTTACAATTTCTCTAACAAGTTCTTCGATAATAATTTGTTCCCTTTCTCTTTGCATAAGCATAAGCATGCATCATGTTGCATTCATGGTTTCTAAATCGAGTCTCACACTGTGTTCACTACTTCAAAAGGGGGGGAGTCAATCAGCCGCCGCCCAAGGAAAGTGGCTCGGCGAATTCTCCACAAACCAACTCGCATTTACAACACCAGGGCCAATCGGAAGAGGATGGATATAGTTGAACAAGAAAATCAGAGTCTCAGGGAGGAGGTTGCCACTTTACGAGAGGGAATGGATAGGTTGACGACTATGATGAGTGCACTCCTATCCGCCCAGAACTCTCAAGCTGCCGCCGCTGCTGTAGAGCAGCCTTTGGTGAGCACAACCCCGCTATCTACAGTGACTTCTCCACCCCTCTTTTTGCCTCCAGGTTGTACATGGGGAATGCCACCTCCAGTCTGTGGAAGCCCCCAGCCCGCTGTATCTGAAGTTCCACCTCCTTTTGCTCAGCAGTCAGCACCAGTTCCGCAACCCAGTACCTCTTTCCCTCAAGCTGCAATGACTTATTCAGCTCCACTGATTCACACTATTCAACAAGAGGTTGAACCAATTTTCCAAGCTGAAAATGTTGTAGCCTTCGACAAGATGGAAGAACTCCAAGAAAGATTTGATGGTATGCAAAGGGAAGTCGAAGCCCTCCGAGGAAGAGATCTGTTCGGAAAGGACGCCTGTGAATTATGCTTGGTCCCAAACGTTACTATCCCTcacaagttcaaggtgccagacttcGAGAAGTATAAAGGGAACTCTTGTCCCCGCAGTCACTTGGTGATGTACGCGCGGAAAATGTCCATGTATACTGACAATCATAAGCTGCTTATTCATTTCTTTCAGGACAGCCTGACTGGGGCCGCTCTGAAATGGTATATGAATTTGGACAGTGCGAGCATTCGTACTTTCAATGACCTGGGTGAAGCGTTCATCCGGCAGTATAAGTACAATCTGGACATGGCCCCAGATCGTGATCAGCTCCGTGCGATgacacaaaaaaagaaggaaacgtTCAAGGAGTATGCCCAGCGTTGGAGGGAAGTGGCTGCCCAGATTATCCCGCCGTTGGAAGAAAAGGAAATGACCAAAATATTTCTGAAGACCCTGAGCCAGTTTTATTACGAGAAAATGGTTGCAAGTGCACCAACAGACTTCACCGAAATGGTCAACATGGGGGTGCGATTAGAGGAAGGTGTCCGAGAGGGACGTTTGACCGGGGAAAGTGCCCCTGCCGCAAGTAATGCCAAGAAGTTTGGAGGCCACTTTGCGAAGAAGAAAGATCAAGAGGTGGGAATGGTAGCTCATGGTAAGCCTCAGCAGAATTTCACCCCATATCGTCAGGTTGCGAATGTCGCATCCACTATTCCAAACCCATCATATCACCAACAAAGGCCACATTACCCCTACCAATACCCTCCACAACAATACCCTCCACAACAATACCCTCCACAACAATACCCTCCACAACAATACCCTCCACAGCAATACCATCAGCCACAATACcctcaaaaacaacaaaatcgcCCGCAAACCCCCAACAGCCATATCACTCACAAAACCGCCAGAAAACAACCTTTGATCCAATCCCAATGAAGTATGCTGACTTACTCCCCGCCCTGCTCGCAAAAAACCTTGTCCAGGTCAGAACACCCCCTCGTACACCAGATGTTTTACCTCCCTGGTTTCGTCATGATTTAACCTGCGCTTTCCACCAAGGGGCCCCAGGTCATGACGTTGAAAACTGCTATGTCCTGAAGAATGAAGTGCAAAAACTAGTCCGGGCCAACTTGCTATCCTTCAAAGATCAGAATCCCAATGTTCAGGCGAACCCTCTGCCGAACCATGGGCCTGCTGTCAACATGATACAAGATTGTGATGAAGACGGTGTCATCCTGAACGTCCAACACGTTCGAACTCCCCTGGTCCCAATACATATCAAGATGTGCGAGGCAGCTCTGTTTGACCATGATCATGCAGCATGTGAAATATGTCCTGTGAATGTAAAAGGATGCCCGAAGGTACAAGAGGACGTACAAGGGTTGATAGACAACAGAGAACTAATCATCATGAGGAAGGACAAAGAAGTGTGCGTCATTACCCCTGAGTTTCAGCGGTTGGAAATAAGCTATAACAGTGGGGAATCAACTACTACTCCACTGGTGATTAGCTTGCCAGGACCTATGCCGTATGCTTCTCTAAAAGCGGTCCCTTACA
Proteins encoded in this region:
- the LOC114404171 gene encoding uncharacterized protein LOC114404171, producing the protein MDIVEQENQSLREEVATLREGMDRLTTMMSALLSAQNSQAAAAAVEQPLVSTTPLSTVTSPPLFLPPGCTWGMPPPVCGSPQPAVSEVPPPFAQQSAPVPQPSTSFPQAAMTYSAPLIHTIQQEVEPIFQAENVVAFDKMEELQERFDGMQREVEALRGRDLFGKDACELCLVPNVTIPHKFKVPDFEKYKGNSCPRSHLVMYARKMSMYTDNHKLLIHFFQDSLTGAALKWYMNLDSASIRTFNDLGEAFIRQYKYNLDMAPDRDQLRAMTQKKKETFKEYAQRWREVAAQIIPPLEEKEMTKIFLKTLSQFYYEKMVASAPTDFTEMVNMGVRLEEGVREGRLTGESAPAASNAKKFGGHFAKKKDQEVGMVAHGKPQQNFTPYRQVANVASTIPNPSYHQQRPHYPYQYPPQQYPPQQYPPQQYPPQQYPPQQYHQPQYPQKQQNRPQTPNSHITHKTARKQPLIQSQ